A DNA window from Nitrospira sp. contains the following coding sequences:
- a CDS encoding hypothetical protein (Evidence 4 : Unknown function but conserved in other organisms; MaGe:77310759), with translation MTAAPLRLGISRCLLGDDVRFDGGHKRDSFLTDVLGSYVEWVPVCPEVEAGLDIPREAMRLVGDSAHPRLLTITSGKDHTRALEGMASIRLAELGELTLSGFVFKRGSPSCGIERVRVYTEQGMPSHSGAGIFARAFMERFPLVPVEEEGRLYEALVRENFIERIFCYRRYQDLIREGVTRQSMVRFHTIHKYLLMAHSPQYYRVLGRLVGEAAHYRPRELARKYGELFMKTLAVKATVRKQVNVLQHMLGYFKTQLEAAQKTALLEAVRDYHHGLTPLIVPLTLIKHYAQLFDVAYIRDQVYLNPHPEELLLRNHV, from the coding sequence ATGACCGCGGCCCCGCTCCGTCTCGGAATCAGCCGTTGCCTTCTCGGGGACGACGTCCGGTTCGACGGAGGGCATAAGCGCGACAGTTTTCTAACCGATGTGCTCGGCTCCTATGTGGAGTGGGTTCCGGTCTGTCCTGAAGTCGAAGCTGGGCTGGACATTCCTCGGGAAGCCATGCGGTTGGTCGGCGACTCTGCGCATCCCAGACTGCTGACGATCACGAGCGGGAAGGATCACACCAGGGCGTTGGAAGGGATGGCGTCGATTCGCCTTGCGGAGCTTGGCGAGCTGACGCTGTCAGGCTTTGTATTTAAGCGGGGCTCGCCGAGTTGCGGGATCGAGCGGGTCCGTGTCTATACAGAACAAGGGATGCCCAGTCACAGTGGAGCCGGCATCTTTGCGCGAGCGTTTATGGAGCGATTTCCGCTGGTTCCGGTCGAGGAGGAAGGGCGGCTCTATGAGGCGCTCGTGAGAGAGAATTTTATCGAACGGATCTTTTGTTATCGTCGCTACCAGGATTTGATTCGAGAGGGAGTTACGAGGCAGTCGATGGTGCGGTTTCACACAATTCACAAGTATCTGTTGATGGCCCACAGCCCACAGTATTATCGAGTGCTCGGGCGGCTGGTGGGTGAAGCGGCGCACTATCGACCTCGGGAGCTGGCCCGCAAGTATGGGGAGCTGTTTATGAAGACGCTGGCCGTGAAGGCGACGGTTCGCAAGCAGGTCAATGTGTTGCAGCACATGTTGGGTTACTTCAAGACGCAGTTGGAAGCGGCGCAAAAAACCGCGCTACTGGAGGCGGTCCGTGACTACCATCACGGCCTGACGCCCTTGATCGTACCGCTCACGTTGATCAAGCATTATGCGCAGCTGTTCGACGTCGCGTACATTCGCGATCAGGTCTATCTCAATCCGCATCCGGAGGAACTTCTGCTGAGGAA